The following are encoded together in the Nitratidesulfovibrio sp. SRB-5 genome:
- a CDS encoding type II secretion system F family protein, with the protein MPTYVYTALNEHGVNMQGTIDAESPDTARALLLSRGYVPMKVKAQGASFEFGALGDILNPVKPKELILFTKQFRTLFQAGIPITQLLQVLQNQTESPKLKRVAADMTQAIMGGSTLYDAFKAHPRVFSELYCSMMRAGEASGALGDVMERLVYLLEHEHKIRSDIKSAMRYPKMVLGALTIAFFVLLNMVIPKFVTIFAKARIELPLPTKIAIGMHHAITDYWPLLLVVLTALIVVYKWWSRTPIGKFWRDNLLLRMPITGPVLQKSVMARFASIFSIMQSSGVSVLDALDVLTNTIGNEAIAREFRKIQDKLKEGRGIADPLKSAKFFTPLVINMVAIGEESGSLDSMLKDVAAHYDEEVEYAVAGMAEAIGPVLIVVLAAVVGFFALAIFMPMWDLTQMAGKRG; encoded by the coding sequence ATGCCCACCTACGTCTACACCGCGCTGAACGAACACGGCGTGAACATGCAAGGCACCATCGACGCCGAATCTCCGGACACGGCCCGTGCCCTGCTGCTGTCGCGCGGCTACGTGCCCATGAAGGTCAAGGCGCAGGGGGCCAGTTTCGAGTTCGGCGCGCTGGGCGACATCCTGAACCCGGTGAAGCCCAAGGAACTCATCCTGTTCACCAAGCAGTTCCGCACCCTGTTCCAGGCGGGCATACCCATTACCCAGCTGTTGCAGGTGTTGCAGAACCAGACCGAGAGTCCAAAACTCAAACGCGTTGCTGCGGACATGACCCAGGCCATCATGGGCGGCAGTACCCTGTACGACGCCTTCAAGGCGCACCCCCGCGTGTTCAGTGAGTTGTACTGCTCCATGATGCGCGCCGGGGAGGCCAGCGGCGCTCTGGGCGACGTGATGGAACGGCTTGTGTACCTGCTGGAGCACGAGCACAAGATACGTTCCGACATCAAGTCCGCCATGCGCTACCCCAAGATGGTGCTGGGGGCGCTGACCATCGCCTTCTTCGTGCTGTTGAACATGGTCATTCCCAAATTCGTCACTATTTTTGCCAAAGCTCGAATTGAGTTACCCTTACCAACAAAGATTGCCATCGGCATGCACCATGCCATCACTGATTATTGGCCCTTGCTACTGGTCGTGCTGACTGCACTGATCGTAGTTTACAAATGGTGGAGTCGCACCCCCATCGGCAAATTCTGGCGGGACAATCTGCTGCTGCGTATGCCCATTACCGGGCCAGTACTCCAGAAGTCAGTCATGGCACGGTTCGCCTCCATCTTTTCCATCATGCAGTCAAGCGGCGTTTCCGTACTGGACGCTTTGGACGTGCTGACCAACACCATTGGCAACGAAGCCATAGCGCGGGAATTCCGCAAGATACAGGACAAGCTGAAGGAAGGCCGGGGCATTGCAGACCCGTTGAAATCCGCAAAATTCTTCACACCCTTGGTCATCAACATGGTAGCCATTGGTGAGGAATCGGGCAGCCTCGATTCCATGCTGAAAGACGTGGCCGCCCACTATGACGAGGAAGTGGAATACGCCGTGGCAGGTATGGCCGAAGCCATCGGGCCGGTGCTTATCGTGGTGCTGGCGGCGGTGGTGGGTTTTTTCGCCCTCGCCATCTTCATGCCCATGTGGGACCTGACCCAGATGGCAGGCAAGCGTGGATAA
- a CDS encoding type IV pilin protein, with the protein MTQNKKDRQKEAGFTLIEIIAVLVILGILAAVAVPKYFELTANAANRATDAAAAEVQARVNQLFADSLLNANGACTAALTAMGTNNAQIFDSGTLIGGWTVTGVPTTFTSAATATITLINDAANVPSPGQTRTLRVPSCQ; encoded by the coding sequence ATGACCCAGAACAAGAAGGATCGGCAGAAGGAAGCGGGCTTCACCCTCATCGAAATCATCGCTGTGCTGGTCATCCTCGGCATTCTCGCCGCTGTAGCTGTGCCCAAATACTTTGAGTTGACTGCGAATGCGGCTAACCGTGCAACAGACGCCGCTGCTGCAGAAGTTCAGGCTCGGGTTAATCAGCTCTTCGCAGATTCGCTTCTCAATGCCAACGGCGCATGCACTGCTGCCCTCACCGCGATGGGGACGAACAACGCACAAATCTTTGACTCTGGCACTCTCATCGGTGGCTGGACTGTAACGGGTGTGCCTACAACCTTCACCTCGGCTGCAACAGCAACAATAACCCTTATCAACGACGCAGCCAACGTTCCTTCACCTGGCCAAACGCGCACGCTGCGTGTCCCGAGCTGCCAATAG
- a CDS encoding type IV pilus twitching motility protein PilT, translating into MNETFHRIISQAVAMGWSDVHLTGGHAVVYRKDGDIGMLRDTVLSPADVDDLARSLLNPHRADILRRRWSVDFAHSVAGIRVRVNIFNTTRGLSLAVRLLAGRIPTLAHLNLHPSLEEFTRLRAGLILVCGATGSGKTTTMAAMLDEINRNRPAHIITLEDPIEYRFASKKGFVEQRELGAHFPSFERGLLDVLREDPDVILVGELREAETIRLALSAAESGHLVIASLHSATPEEALYRLCNAFPLEAQDLVRHQLSSTLHAIMVQQLRMHPVARFRVPVLSMLIGTHPVRMLVREGKFAQLHSIMEMGRGDGMFTMDAYYDDYLNRPQRFSAPSNVFRPAPEEETLPDHESPLVDRGLGTTHYTPEAARHLARSDAHPADVPLGNATRLDLGPSGTARTDEHGETVYTLTDEGRLEDVLREFASR; encoded by the coding sequence ATGAACGAAACGTTCCACCGCATCATTTCCCAGGCCGTAGCCATGGGCTGGTCTGACGTGCACCTTACCGGCGGTCATGCCGTGGTGTACCGCAAGGACGGGGACATCGGCATGCTGCGCGACACCGTGCTTTCCCCTGCCGATGTGGACGACCTGGCGCGCAGCCTGCTGAACCCGCACCGGGCAGACATTTTGCGCCGCCGCTGGTCCGTGGACTTCGCCCATTCCGTGGCAGGCATCCGGGTGCGGGTGAACATATTCAACACCACGCGGGGCCTCAGCCTGGCCGTACGGCTGCTGGCCGGGCGCATCCCCACCCTGGCCCACCTGAACCTGCACCCATCCCTGGAAGAATTCACCCGCCTGCGGGCCGGGCTGATACTGGTGTGCGGGGCCACGGGCAGCGGCAAGACCACCACCATGGCCGCCATGCTGGACGAGATAAACCGCAACCGCCCGGCGCACATCATCACCCTGGAAGACCCCATCGAATACCGCTTTGCCTCCAAAAAGGGCTTTGTGGAACAGCGGGAACTGGGGGCGCATTTTCCCAGCTTCGAGCGCGGCCTGCTGGACGTGCTGCGCGAAGACCCGGACGTGATTCTGGTGGGCGAACTGCGAGAGGCGGAAACCATCCGCCTTGCCCTTTCCGCCGCCGAATCGGGCCATCTGGTCATTGCCTCGCTGCATTCCGCCACGCCGGAAGAAGCCCTGTACCGGCTTTGCAACGCCTTTCCGCTGGAGGCGCAAGACTTGGTGCGGCACCAGTTGTCGTCCACCCTGCACGCCATCATGGTGCAGCAGTTGCGCATGCACCCCGTGGCGCGGTTCCGCGTGCCGGTGCTGTCCATGCTCATCGGCACCCACCCGGTGCGCATGCTGGTGCGCGAAGGCAAGTTTGCCCAGTTGCACAGCATCATGGAAATGGGGCGCGGCGACGGCATGTTCACCATGGACGCCTACTACGACGACTACCTGAACAGGCCACAGCGTTTTTCCGCCCCGTCCAACGTGTTTCGCCCCGCCCCGGAGGAAGAAACGTTGCCGGACCACGAATCGCCGCTGGTGGATCGCGGCCTTGGCACTACCCACTACACCCCGGAAGCAGCCCGGCATCTGGCCCGGTCGGATGCCCATCCGGCGGATGTCCCCCTTGGGAATGCCACGCGGCTTGATCTCGGCCCCTCCGGCACGGCACGGACGGACGAACACGGCGAGACGGTGTACACCCTTACCGACGAGGGCAGGCTGGAAGACGTGCTGCGGGAGTTTGCCAGCCGGTAG
- a CDS encoding Tfp pilus assembly protein FimT/FimU produces the protein MTTHTTQHPATPPQGDHGTYRAADGRHAAQLAALFSPALLPAHYKTGQRGFTIIEVVAVLVIMAVITAVATERFFNQTPMELGGIEASVRSHLRYARTRSMNSDQVFGVQILSTTTYAIFRNGNTGTRVILPGQPATGIITLEDGATFTTGATTFSFDQWGRPCPNATGTLPSSSITISLSYLGQTASIVVVRNTGYLQ, from the coding sequence ATGACGACGCACACCACACAGCACCCAGCCACGCCCCCCCAAGGCGACCACGGCACCTACCGCGCTGCCGATGGCCGACACGCGGCACAACTGGCTGCCCTCTTTTCCCCTGCTCTGCTTCCTGCACACTACAAAACCGGGCAGCGCGGCTTCACCATCATCGAAGTGGTGGCCGTGCTGGTAATCATGGCCGTCATCACCGCCGTGGCCACAGAGCGTTTCTTCAACCAGACCCCCATGGAACTAGGCGGCATCGAGGCCAGCGTGCGCAGCCACCTGCGCTATGCCCGCACCCGATCCATGAACAGCGATCAGGTGTTCGGTGTGCAGATACTCTCCACCACCACCTATGCCATCTTCCGCAACGGCAATACCGGCACTCGCGTGATCCTGCCCGGTCAGCCGGCCACCGGCATCATCACCCTGGAAGACGGGGCCACCTTCACCACCGGGGCCACCACCTTCAGCTTCGACCAGTGGGGCAGGCCCTGCCCCAACGCAACGGGCACCCTGCCGAGTTCGAGTATTACCATCTCTCTGAGCTATCTTGGCCAGACCGCAAGCATCGTGGTGGTGCGCAACACGGGGTACCTGCAATGA
- a CDS encoding prepilin-type N-terminal cleavage/methylation domain-containing protein, with protein sequence MNPHTHRTDARHPARADLRAGFTLIEIIITVVLAALMGLMMLSVSGTALRGSTESYGLAVTQAQLTDIIESMTADYRALYSTESDPIATITGRIGTAGSTQTNNRYTTGSYTVVVNRRIRFAGSAPNFTEQSDSNGDMLRVTIAVGDSTATTLFSR encoded by the coding sequence ATGAATCCGCACACCCACCGCACGGATGCAAGGCACCCAGCACGCGCCGACCTGCGCGCAGGATTCACGCTTATCGAAATCATCATCACGGTTGTGCTGGCGGCCCTCATGGGGCTCATGATGCTGTCCGTATCCGGCACGGCCCTGCGCGGCAGCACGGAAAGTTACGGTCTAGCGGTAACGCAGGCACAACTGACCGACATCATCGAATCCATGACCGCAGACTACCGGGCGCTGTACTCCACGGAAAGCGACCCCATCGCCACCATCACGGGGCGCATCGGTACGGCGGGCAGCACACAGACCAACAATCGCTACACCACCGGCTCGTACACCGTGGTCGTGAACCGGCGCATCCGCTTTGCGGGCAGTGCCCCCAACTTCACGGAACAGTCCGACAGCAACGGCGACATGCTGCGCGTGACCATAGCGGTAGGCGACTCGACCGCCACCACCCTGTTCTCGCGCTAG